The sequence below is a genomic window from Oceanivirga salmonicida.
AGTCCAGTAAATACAAGATTTTTTGATTAATTAAAAAATTGACTTTTTTTTAAAAAGGGTTACAATCTAGTATAAGGGTAATAATTTATATAATATATAAGGGAGTAAAATCCCAAAAGCACAACAACATTACAAAATCAAAAAATCTAGAAGGGGGATTATTTTATGATTACAAATGGTTTTCATTTTGTTGCATTACTTTTATTTTTATCTGGAGGAGTTATATTTGCGGAAAAAAAATTTAAAGATTCTTGGTTTTTTAAATATATACCATCTTTAGTTGTAATTTATTTTGGGGCTATGGTTTTATCTTCTCTAAATGTTTGGGACATGAGTGTAGAAAGTGTTTCAAGTGCAAGAGGAATTTTAAGAAGTTCTATATTACCTGCCATGATATTTTTAATGTTATTAAGAGCAGATTTAAGAGATATAGCAAAACTTGGACCTAGAATGATACTTTCATTTTTTGCATCAACAACAACAATAATAACTGGTTTCATAGTTTCATTTATCATATTTAAAAATGGATTAGATCCTAATGCACCTATGACATTTGGTGCTTTGGCTGGTAGTTGGGTAGGTGGAACACAAAACATGGTTGCTGTTCAACAAGCAATAGGTCTTAAAGGGTCTGGTATGGGTTATACATTACTTATTGACTCTATTGATTATTCACTTTGGATAATGTTTTTATTATTCTTAGTTCCATTTGCGCCTAAGTTCAATAAATGGACTAAAGCAGATACAACTAAGATTGATAAAATAAATGAACGTTTAACAGCCAAATTTGATAAAATAAGTAAAGTAATAACATTCCATGATATATCATTTTTATTAGGTATAGGTTTTGCAGTTACTGCTGTTACAGGAATAGTTGCCGAAAAAATAGCAGAACTTCCAGTTCTTTCATTTATGGGAGCAACTGCTTGGACTATAATTTTAACTACAATTTTAGGTATTATTGCCGCTATGACACCACTTGCAAGAGTACCAGGTTCACCAGAAGTATCTAATGTATTATTATACTTACTTATTGGACTTATAGCAGCAGGTGCTAAATTTTCTGAACTTACAGAAGCACCTATCTATATATTAGCAGGATTTGTAATACTTGCTATTCATGGAATATTAATGGTTATAATTAGTAAGATATTTAAATTAGATTTATTTACCTGTGGTATAGCTTCACTTGCAAATATAGGCGGTGTTGCATCATCACCAGTACTTGCAGCAGCATATTCACAAGCATTAGTACCTATAGCAGTACTTATGGCTTTAATTGGAGTTATAACGGGAACATTCTTTGGTATTGCTCTTGCTAATTTCTTACAATTTTTAGCATAGTAAAATATATAAATTGAAAAGTTCGTATTAATGTGCGAACTTTTTTGTTTCTCAAAATGAAAATTACCCTCGACTTTTTATGGGGGGGGGGGTAATAAAAAAAGGAGATGATAATTATGGGGAGACCAACAACTAAAAAAGATTTACTTGAAGCAGCAAATGCTAATTTTAATAAACTTTGGCAATTAATTGATTCTTTAACAGAAAAAGAATTTAATACTGAAATGAATTTTTCAAAAGATTAAAAAAAGAAAGAAGCTCATTGGAAAAGAGATAAAAATATAAAAGATATATTAGTACATTTACATGAATGGCATCAGTTATTATTAAATTGGATTATTAAAAATAAACAAGGTAAAGAAACAAAATTTTTACCCGAACCTTATACTTGGAAAACTTATGGAGAAATGAATATTAAATTTTATGAAAAACATAAAAATACTTCTTATGAAAAAGCAGTAGAAATGATAAAAAATAGTCATAATCAAATTATAAAACTAATTGATACATTTACTAATGATGAATTATTTACAAATAAATATTTTTCATGGACAGGTACAACTAGTGTAGGAAGTTACTGCGTTTCTGCTACTTCAAGTCATTATGATTGGGCTATAAAAAAAATAAAGGCACATAAGAAAAATTGCAAAAATTAGAAATATAAAAATCACTCTATATTTAACATAGAGTGATATTTTTTTATCGTTTAAAATAAAACAATACTATCATAGTGACTAAAATTTCATGTATTATTATTATTATTATTATTATTATTCAATATTTGGCATCTTATTTGACTTTAACCAATAAACACCATCATTAGATACATTGTGTCCATATCCACATTCAAATCCATATTTATTTTCATTTCCATAACTTAATGTTTCAATCTCAATTTTATCTTTTTTTATTTTCATTTCAAACTTACATATACCATATTCAGTTATAGTTTTCTGATAAATTATTCTATCTTTTATATCAACTATACCTTGCAAATCTCCTAAATTACCATTTCTACTATTATATAAAGTAATATCAAACCATATCTTATTATCATTAAGTTCTATAATTTTTAGAACATTATATTTATCTTTTTCATAAGTTCCTGTAATTTTACTATTTAATTTTGCTTTTTTTAAAATTTTAGCATTATTATATAGGTATTCATTTTCACTATTTGCAAACAAAATGATATTAAAAAACACAAAAAATATATAAATACTTTTTATTATTTTACTTTTAAAAATCATGATTATTATCCTTTTATACTCATGCTAAAAATACCACTTTTAATTATTAATTTTCTAATAATTTTATTATACATAAATTTAGATTTTAATTTTTTTAAGAATAAGTTTATTTTAACTTTTAGTATATATTTATTCATATTTTCACTATCATTAAACTGTTTTGCTAAATTTTTTGATGAATTAAGTGCATAACTAATTCCTTCTGCTGAACTAGGACTTATTAATCCACCTGATTCTCCTATGAAATATATATTATCTTTTTCAAAAAATAGTTCATTTATTTTTAATGGTCTATTAATATATGTCATTTCCACTTTTATTTTTTCAGAAAATTTATATGCTTTATTTTCTAATTTCTTTTTTAATTTTTCAAATTTTTTCCTAGCACTACCTGTATTTTCTACGGCTGTTCCTAATATTAAAATATTTTCTTTTGGTATAATCCAAGAATAATAGTCTGTTATTTCACTATCAAAAACAGCAACAAAATTATTAATATTTTCTTTTGTTGTTATATTATAGTATTCTTGTATAGATATATATTTTTTAGGATTATTTTTTATATCTAAAATCTTTCTAAGTTTAGAATTAGCACCATCTGCTGCTACTATATACTTAGTTTTAACTTTTATTTTTTCTTTATTTTCTATATATTCTACTAAATATTCATTATCAATTTTTTCAAAATTTTTAAATGAACTATTAGTTTTTTTATCTACATTATCAGGTATTAAAGAAAATAACCAATTATCAAATTTACCCCTATTCATATTATAGTAAAATCTTTGATAGTATTTTTCTAAATTATTATCAAAATCTATAACTTTAACAGCAAAAACTTGAGGACTTACTAGAATTTCTTTGGGTATTGATAAGTTCTGACTAGCAAGACTTTTCTGTGCATCTGGTGCTAGTAAACCACCACAACATTTAGCATTACTATCTATCATACTTTTTTTCTCTATAATTAATACTTTAAATTTTTTATCTAATAATCTTGCTAAATTAGAACCAGCAGGCCCTGCTCCTATAATAACTATATCATATTCTCTCATTTATTCATTAGTTCCTTTAATGTAGATTTAATACTTTGATAATTGTAACCTTTTCTCGTTAATTTCAATATTATCTTGTTTTTATCTGTATTCATTTCTAATAGTTTTTCTACTTCTTTTATTAATTGATTTTCTTCTATTTCTTTTGGTATATCTTCATATGCAATATCTATATCTTCTTTTTTTATACCTTTTTGCATAAGTTTCATAGTATTTTTTATCTTACTATTTTTATGACTTAAAATATATGATATAGCATAATCTATATCATCTAAGTATAGATTATCTTCTAACCAATCTAAAACTTGATTTATTAATTCTTTATCACTGTATTTAAGCCTTAATTTTGAATATAATTCATATCTAGTTCTTGATTTTAAATATAGATAATACATAGCCTTTTGTTTTATTGAAGCAAAAAGTATGTCCTTATATATATTTGATATTTCCATATTTTTTTTTAATTTAAATTCATATATTATATCAGGACTAATATCTATCACTTCTTCTATTTGCTCTTCTTCAAAATCATTTAGTAAATATAGTTTATTACTTACTATCTTCTGTATTATCTTCTTCATTTACTATTTCCTGTGGTTTTATTTTATTCATAACTTCTTTTTCTAATTTTTCTAATATTTCAGTATTTTCTTTTAAGAAGCTCTCAACATTTACTCTACCTTGACCTAATCTTATATCTCCATAACTAAACCATGAACCACTCTTAGTTGCTATCTTAAAGTCTATTGCTGCATCTAAAATTTCTCCTATTCTTGATATTCCAGTTCCATACATTATATTAAATCTTGCTTCTTTAAATGGTGGTGCAACCTTATTTTTAGTTACTTTTGCAAGTATTTCATTTCCTATTGCCTCTTCTCCTTGTTTTACAGAACCAACTCTTTTTATCTCTATTCTAGTTGTAGCAAAAAATTTAAGAGCACGCCCGCCAGAAGTTGTTGTTTGCACACCTGGTGTAAATGAAAATCCTATTTTTTCTCTTATTTGATTTATAAATATCATAACTGTATTTGATTTAGATATAGAACCTGTTAATTTTCTTAGAGCCTTAGACATAAGTCTAGCTTGTAATCCCATTTGTTGATCAGCCATTTCCCCATCTATTTCTGCTTTTGGTACTAGTGCTGCCACTGAGTCCACTACAACAACATCTAATGCTGCACTTCTAACTAACATATCTGCTATTTCTAATGCTTGTTCTCCACTATCTGGTTGAGATATTAATAACTCATCTATATTAACCCCTAATGCCTTAGCATATACTGGATCTAATGCATGTTCTGCATCAATGAATGCTGCTATACCACCATTTTTTTGTGCTTGTGCTATTATATGTAGAGCAATGGTAGTTTTTCCTGAAGATTCTGCACCATATATTTCAACTATACGACCCCTAGGTACTCCCCCTATTCCTAATGCTATGTCTAAGTTAATACTTCCTGTTGGTATTGAACTCACATTCATTTTTTGGTTTTCTCCAAGTTTCATTATAGAACCTTTACCATATGCTTTATGTATGTTTTCTATGGTAAATTTTAACGATTTCTCCTTATCTTCTATACTTCCAACTTCTTCTTTTTTCTTTGCCATTACTTTTCCTTTCAAACTTAAAATATCTATTATATTATACCTCAAAAATTTTCGTTTATTTTATCTTTTTTCATGATTATTGCGGTTTTGTCTTTATAATAAGCCTTTCGCCTACTTATCTCCTTAAAACCATTTTTTTTATATAAATTTACAGCACCTATATTTTCTTCATTTACTTCTAAAAATATATCTTTATTGTTTGGTAATTTTTCTATTAATTTAGTCGCTATACCTTGTTTTCTATATTTTGGTAATACGGCTATTTCAAAAATTTCATATACGTCTATACTATCTAAAAGTATACAATATGCTATATTTTCATATTCATATACTTTTTGTATATTTAATCCTTCAAAATATTTGCTATCTTTATTATCATTAAAACAAATATTATGTATCTTTAATATTTCATTATTCATTTTTATCTAAAAAACCTATTCTACTTATAGGGAACCATCTAAACGATAATCTACCTTTGATTCTACTCTTTTTAATATAACCAAAATATCTTGAATCTTGACTATTATCAGTATTATCTCCCATTGCCATGTAATAATCATCATCTAATTTAATATATTCTCCATTTAAAAGTTTTTCAAATTGAGCTTTATCATTTTTAAAGTCTAATATTGGCAATACTAATTCATCATGCCCTTTTGCTTTTAGAATATATGAATACTTATATCTGTCATTCGATAAATTATATAAACCTACTGCTTCTTTATAGTTTTTACCTTTTAGTTTTTCTATAAATTCACTAGGTGTTTTATATATATGTATTAAATTTGTTTTAGTATCTAATTCCATTAAAATTTCCATTTTAACTTCATCACCTTTTTTAGGTATATATAATTTTGTATCATCTATTATATTATTATTTTTCATTAAACTATATACTGAATTTTTACCAAAAGAATAATATCTATCATTTATTTTCATATCATTACTGTATACTCTATTATCTTTTATATCAAAAGTAGTTCCCGCTATACCTGTAATTCTCTTAGTATATAAAACTTTGTCTTCTAATGGTTCATTAAATGAAATCATATCATTTAATTCTATATCTTTAAATTTATATATTATATTATTTGAAAAAATTCTATCTCCTACTAATATAGTTGGTTCCATTGATTGAGTTGGTATAACATAATTTCCTAAATAATGATTTTGAACTATAAATATTAAGAAAATTACAAATATTCCATTAAAAATACTTTGCATATTCTCTTTTAGTTTTTCATTATCAATTAATATATGAATTAAAGTTAATACCATTATAATTAACATAGTATAATCAAAATATTTATCATCTATACCAAATATAGCAGTTGATGCAAAATACATTATAAAATCTATTATAAATAAATATGATTTTCTAAATTTATTAGTTAATAATAAAAATAAATTTAATATAATAGTAATATTTAGTGCATATATTTTAATCGGTATTATTCTACTTACACTCTTGTCCATAAAAAATATATACATTCCTAATACTGTGATTGCTCCTAATATGTTTATACCGTACATTACATTTTTATTATTATATGCTAAAAATCCTAACCTATTAGTTAGACTGTCTGCTACATTATTAATTTTCAAAGTTAAAAATTTTTCATTTATAAAAAATAATATTATAATTCCTGCTGTAATTATGTAAAAAATTATCCAAAATAACATTTTTGTTCCTCCTTTTATGATAATAGTATTTTACCATAATTTAAAAATAAAAAAAAGAAGTATTCTATACTTCTATTTTTATTCTTCTTCAGTTTTTGTTTCTGTTGAAATTATTTGTTTTCCTCTATATAGCCCTGTTTCTAAATTGACTCTATGGGGTCTTCTTATTGTTCCATCAGCTTCCTTTACGAATGTTGGTGCTGATATCCCATCATGTGCCCTTCTCATATTTCTTTTAGCTTTAGAGGTTCTCTTTTTTGGTACTGCCATGTTTGAGCTCCTTTCATGTCATTTGTAATTACACGATATTATACAAATTTTTAAGCCCTTTTGTCAAGGACTTTATTTCAATTGTAAACCATGCATTGATATAACATGATTTCGTTTTATTTAATAACATGTTTATAACTCATTTTATTTCTAATTGTAAAATACCATTATTAAAACAACAATAAAAAGTATATATTACTAACTTACAAAATTAAAACTAGAACTACTCTATTTCAAAGCATGATTTTGTGCAATCAAATCTATAAAAACAAGGTCTTCTTCTCCTTCATTTCTAAGTCCATGAGATTCACCAGGTCTAGCTATAGTTATAGTTTTAGGTCCTACTACAGTTTCATTTCCATTACCATCTGTGAAAATTCCTGTACCTGAAATAATAATATAAGTATCTTCGTTATTCGTATGAGGGTGTATACCAATGCTATCTCCTTTTTTCAAAGTCATAAGCCCTATTTCTTTTATGGCTTGATCTTCGGTTGCACTTTCTCTACGAAATGCAAATTTACCATAAAGTATTCCAACACCTGTTTTACCTGCTTTTTCTACATTTTTATCAAAAAGTTTATTTAATGGGAAATATTGTTCTGTTGGATTATTTATTATAGTTTCAAGATTAGCACTATTATTTTTAGCAATAATATCTAGAAAGACAAGGTCTTCTTTATAAGGGTTGGCCAAGCCGTGTGATTGACCAGGTCTAGCTATAGTCATATCACCAGGTCCAACTTCCCAAGAATTACCATTTCCATCAGTAAAAATTCCTTTACCAGAAATTATTAAATAAGCATCTTCATTATCTTTATGTTGATGAGTTCCAATAGAATCTCCAGATTTTAAAGTCATCCAACCTATTTCTTTTATTGCATCTTGTTCTAATGCCATATCTCTAGTAAAAGAAAATTCTCCATAAAGTGTTCCTTTACCACCAGCAACATTTTTTTTATCAAGTTTTATAAATTTTTCAACAGAATAACATTGTGAGCATGTAGTTTGAGTTTCAGTGGATGTTTTTTTAAAACAACTTACAATAAACAATGATAATAATGCAAATACTATAGCATTCATAAAAAATATTTTTTTCATAATATACCCCCATTTTTAAATATAAAAATAATACAATCACTAATCTTATTAATCTATATTAGTTTCAATAAGTTTATTTCCTTTTAAAATTAAGTATTTATGTTTTTCTATTGAAGGAAAGTGATAATTGTCCCCTTCAGCATATTCATATTCAATTATATGTATCTTATTATTCTTAATTTCAGTTGGAGAAAATATAGTTTTAGGGCTATAACCAGCAACCACTTTCATTTTATTACCTTTATTAAGATAAACTGCCATTTCTGTACTTACAATCAGGTTTCCCCCACCAGCTGGATTAAGAACGAAAAAAACTATAGCATCATCAAGTCCATCATTATTTAAATCTCCAACAAATATTTCTGTTGAACCAATTTCTGCATCATTTATTTTCTTAATCTTAGGTGCATACTGGTCAAACAATTTTTGTGTTTCTTTTATTATATCAAGTTCTTTAATTGATTTAATTTCTTTAATTTTTCTATAATTAACTATTGCCCATTCATTACTTTTCATTGAATTAATTGGAATAGACCCACCTTGTTCACTGATTAACTCATTTTCAACAATTTTAAATTTTGAATGTGGCTTTCTATTTTTTAATGAATTAATGCTTTCATTTGTTAAATCACATTTTGGACATCCTGTTATTGTTCCATCATCAAAATAGCCAATTAAACCCCCATTAGAAAAGTATAAAAATTGTAGTTGTCTATTTTTTTCAAATTTACTATAACCTAAAATAGAAACAATCATAATTAATATTAGAACTTTAATTTTTTTCATTTTATTCACTTTCTTTCAATATAAATTTTTTCAATTCTATTTGATAATCCAGTCATATATTCCTCACTTATTTTTAAGTTTTGACCATATAACTCTACCTTATCTCCTACTTTTACATTTTCATCTATTAAAATAGTTGTATAATTCATGTGTACTTCTTTTATCATATATTTTTTGTTTTTTATATATACCACTTCATTTTTTCTTGCATAACCATCTACATAGCCTACTTCTATTATACCTACATTATTATCTATCTGCAAAATTTTTGAATAAAGACTCATAACATTTTCAAAAAGTGCTATACCTAATCTTACATAATCTAATACTATTTCTTTTTTATTATAGTATTTTGTAAACCCATCACTATTTAATATATGTTTTTTCAAATCATATTTTTTAGTATACTTATTGAACATTTCTATTTGTTTTTTTGTATATTCATCATTTGAAATTGCTGATGATAAATGAGTAAAAATAGCATAAATATTTAATTTTTTATTATCTAAATATTTATCAATTAGATATATTTCATCATTTCTAAAACCTAATCTATTCATGCCAGTATCAAACTTTATATGAATCTTATTTTTTAACCCTATACTTTCTATATATTCCAAATCTTTTTCATTAGTTATTGTAATTTCAATATTAGTCTTTTTTATTTTCTCATATTCGTTTTTTTCAATAGGACAAAGTATTAAAATATTAGTTTTCTTATCTAATTCATATAGTTTAATTGCTTCATTAAAAGTTCCTACTGCGAAATAATTTATGCCCAATTTTTTTAGTCTTTCAAAAATTATCTTATAACCTAAGCCATAAGCATTAGCCTTTAAAACTGCTATTATTTTATCTTTACCTACTTTATTAATAATTTCTAGTGTATTTTTTTCTAAAATATCTAAATTAATTTCTATATGGGTATTCATCATTTACCCTTATATATTCTAGGAACTCTGTCTCCTATGGTGCTCATTAATTCATAATCAATAGTTCCTATTAATTCAGCCATTTTTTTAATAGAGATATTATTTCCGTATAGTTCTGCAATATCTCCAACATTAACATTTTCATCTACTTCAACCATAATTAAATCCATACAGACATTTCCCACTACTTTATATTCTTTTCCTTTTATAAACACTATACCTTTGTTGCTAAAATCTCTTTTGTATCCATCTGCATAACCTATACTAATTGTTGCTATATATGAGTTTTTTTGAGCCTTATATGTCATATCATAACCTATATATTCATCTTTTTCTAATCTATATACATTACAAACTCTAGCATAAAAACCTAATACATTAGTATATAAGTCTATTCCAACTCTAACATAATCTAATACAATATCTTTTTCTTTATAATATTTTTGTAATCCAGCACTACTTAATATATGTTTTTTCAAATCATATTTTTTAGTATATTCTTTAAAAATATTTATTTGATTTTCAGTATATTCAGTATTACTGTAAATAGATGATAAATGTGTAAATATACCTTCTATATTTAAAGTTTTTAAATATTTATCAATAATTTCTAAAGTATTTTCAGTAAATCCTAATCTATTCATTCCTGTATTAAATTTAATATGTATCTTATTTTTTAATTTATTTTTTAAAATATACTCTAATTCTTTTTCATTAGATACACTTATTCTTATATTTGTATTTTCAATATCTTTATATTTTTCTTTTTCTACAATACCAAGTATCAAAATATTAGCAAATTTATCAATATTATATAGTCTCATAGCCTCATTTAAAGTTGCTACTGCAAAATAGTCTATACCTATAGATTTTAATTTTTCAAATACTTTTTCCAAACCATGCCCATAAGCATTTGCTTTTATTACTGCCATTATCTTATTTTTATCTACTTTTTCACTTATTTTTTTTATATTTTCTTCTAATTTATCTAAATCAACTTCTAAATAAGCTCTCATAAAATCACTCTTTTCTATATATTTAATCAACTTTATAATATCATAAAATAAAAAAAATAGCCATATAGAACACATTCACAAAAATTACTATATGTTCTATATGACTAAAATTTTATTTATTGATTTTTAAAATATGATGCATTTAAATTTTTTACTCCTTAATATTAAATATTTCCCTTATTTTCTTTTCATCTCCTACAACAACTATACTATCTCCTACATTAAACACAGTGTTTGCATCTGGTAATGATTCTCCAGTACTAGTTTTTCTAAGTAGAATATTTAACCCATGTTCACTTTTAATATTACTTTTACTAAGTTCTATATCTTTTAATTCTTTCGGCATTATTTTAAGTATTACTCTAGCCATTACCATATCTCCATAATCATCTATAATAATTATAGGGTTTGAATATTGATTATATAAATATTTACTTGTTATTTTTAAAATAAATTTATCTACCAAATTATTAAGCCATCTACTTTTTTTTACAAACCAAGTTGTAATTATTATACCTACTATCATAGGAATGAAAGCAATAACACTCCATGTAATAGTATTTCTAAATTGTAAAAATATATTTACTACTGTAGATACAATAGTAACCGTGAATGCATAACCAAACATCATAACATATCTTGCCAATTTTCGTCTAATTTTACTATTTACTACAATTTCTGCCTCCCTTGTTGTATATCCACTATTAGTTAACATTGATATTACTTGAAATCTCGCCTTTTCCTCAGTAAGACCTGTTATTCTAAAAAGTGTAACAAAAACTTCTGCAATTATTGTATATATAAATACAAAAAGAATAAATAGAATTATTGCTCCTAATATTTCCATCTTTTTACCTACTTTCTAAAATTGTGCTTGATATAATTTCTTATATTCTCCATCTTTATTCATTAATTCTTTATGACTACCCATTTCTACTATATTACCATCATCTAATAATATTATTTTATCACAATTTTTTATTGTAGATAATCTATGAGCGATTATAAAGGTTGTTTTATCTTTCATAAGATTTTTAATAGCGTCTTGTATTAACAACTCTGTTCTTGAATCTATTGAACTTGTTGCTTCATCTAATATTATAATTTTACTATTTTTTAAAAATGCTCTTGCTATAGTTAATTGTTGCTTTTGTCCTGCAGAAATATTATCTGCTTCTTCATTTATCATAGTCTTATAACCATCATTTAATGTTTTAATAAAATGGTGTGAATTAGCATTTTTACTAGCTCTTTCTATATCATTAAAACTAACTTCATTACTTGCACCAAATTCTATATTTTTTGATATAGTTCCATTAAATAGCCAAGTATCTTGCAATACCATAGTAAATGCTTTTGCTATATCATCTTTTCTTATATCTTTTATACTTATACCATCAATTTTAATATCTCCACTATTTATATCATAAAATTTCATAAGTAAATTTATTATAGTTGTTTTACCACTTCCTGTATGACCTATTATACCTATTTTTTCTCCTTTTTTAACAGAAAAATTAATAGAATTTATTATAGTTTTATCTTCATTATATGAAAATACTACATTTTCAAAATCTATATTTCCTTCAATATTATCTATATTTAACTTTTTAAACTTACT
It includes:
- the recA gene encoding recombinase RecA, with the protein product MAKKKEEVGSIEDKEKSLKFTIENIHKAYGKGSIMKLGENQKMNVSSIPTGSINLDIALGIGGVPRGRIVEIYGAESSGKTTIALHIIAQAQKNGGIAAFIDAEHALDPVYAKALGVNIDELLISQPDSGEQALEIADMLVRSAALDVVVVDSVAALVPKAEIDGEMADQQMGLQARLMSKALRKLTGSISKSNTVMIFINQIREKIGFSFTPGVQTTTSGGRALKFFATTRIEIKRVGSVKQGEEAIGNEILAKVTKNKVAPPFKEARFNIMYGTGISRIGEILDAAIDFKIATKSGSWFSYGDIRLGQGRVNVESFLKENTEILEKLEKEVMNKIKPQEIVNEEDNTEDSK
- a CDS encoding regulatory protein RecX, giving the protein MKKIIQKIVSNKLYLLNDFEEEQIEEVIDISPDIIYEFKLKKNMEISNIYKDILFASIKQKAMYYLYLKSRTRYELYSKLRLKYSDKELINQVLDWLEDNLYLDDIDYAISYILSHKNSKIKNTMKLMQKGIKKEDIDIAYEDIPKEIEENQLIKEVEKLLEMNTDKNKIILKLTRKGYNYQSIKSTLKELMNK
- a CDS encoding GNAT family N-acetyltransferase, translating into MNNEILKIHNICFNDNKDSKYFEGLNIQKVYEYENIAYCILLDSIDVYEIFEIAVLPKYRKQGIATKLIEKLPNNKDIFLEVNEENIGAVNLYKKNGFKEISRRKAYYKDKTAIIMKKDKINENF
- a CDS encoding alanine racemase — encoded protein: MNTHIEINLDILEKNTLEIINKVGKDKIIAVLKANAYGLGYKIIFERLKKLGINYFAVGTFNEAIKLYELDKKTNILILCPIEKNEYEKIKKTNIEITITNEKDLEYIESIGLKNKIHIKFDTGMNRLGFRNDEIYLIDKYLDNKKLNIYAIFTHLSSAISNDEYTKKQIEMFNKYTKKYDLKKHILNSDGFTKYYNKKEIVLDYVRLGIALFENVMSLYSKILQIDNNVGIIEVGYVDGYARKNEVVYIKNKKYMIKEVHMNYTTILIDENVKVGDKVELYGQNLKISEEYMTGLSNRIEKIYIERK
- the alr gene encoding alanine racemase, whose product is MRAYLEVDLDKLEENIKKISEKVDKNKIMAVIKANAYGHGLEKVFEKLKSIGIDYFAVATLNEAMRLYNIDKFANILILGIVEKEKYKDIENTNIRISVSNEKELEYILKNKLKNKIHIKFNTGMNRLGFTENTLEIIDKYLKTLNIEGIFTHLSSIYSNTEYTENQINIFKEYTKKYDLKKHILSSAGLQKYYKEKDIVLDYVRVGIDLYTNVLGFYARVCNVYRLEKDEYIGYDMTYKAQKNSYIATISIGYADGYKRDFSNKGIVFIKGKEYKVVGNVCMDLIMVEVDENVNVGDIAELYGNNISIKKMAELIGTIDYELMSTIGDRVPRIYKGK
- a CDS encoding DUF819 family protein, with the translated sequence MITNGFHFVALLLFLSGGVIFAEKKFKDSWFFKYIPSLVVIYFGAMVLSSLNVWDMSVESVSSARGILRSSILPAMIFLMLLRADLRDIAKLGPRMILSFFASTTTIITGFIVSFIIFKNGLDPNAPMTFGALAGSWVGGTQNMVAVQQAIGLKGSGMGYTLLIDSIDYSLWIMFLLFLVPFAPKFNKWTKADTTKIDKINERLTAKFDKISKVITFHDISFLLGIGFAVTAVTGIVAEKIAELPVLSFMGATAWTIILTTILGIIAAMTPLARVPGSPEVSNVLLYLLIGLIAAGAKFSELTEAPIYILAGFVILAIHGILMVIISKIFKLDLFTCGIASLANIGGVASSPVLAAAYSQALVPIAVLMALIGVITGTFFGIALANFLQFLA
- the lepB gene encoding signal peptidase I — encoded protein: MLFWIIFYIITAGIIILFFINEKFLTLKINNVADSLTNRLGFLAYNNKNVMYGINILGAITVLGMYIFFMDKSVSRIIPIKIYALNITIILNLFLLLTNKFRKSYLFIIDFIMYFASTAIFGIDDKYFDYTMLIIMVLTLIHILIDNEKLKENMQSIFNGIFVIFLIFIVQNHYLGNYVIPTQSMEPTILVGDRIFSNNIIYKFKDIELNDMISFNEPLEDKVLYTKRITGIAGTTFDIKDNRVYSNDMKINDRYYSFGKNSVYSLMKNNNIIDDTKLYIPKKGDEVKMEILMELDTKTNLIHIYKTPSEFIEKLKGKNYKEAVGLYNLSNDRYKYSYILKAKGHDELVLPILDFKNDKAQFEKLLNGEYIKLDDDYYMAMGDNTDNSQDSRYFGYIKKSRIKGRLSFRWFPISRIGFLDKNE
- a CDS encoding FAD-binding protein, translated to MREYDIVIIGAGPAGSNLARLLDKKFKVLIIEKKSMIDSNAKCCGGLLAPDAQKSLASQNLSIPKEILVSPQVFAVKVIDFDNNLEKYYQRFYYNMNRGKFDNWLFSLIPDNVDKKTNSSFKNFEKIDNEYLVEYIENKEKIKVKTKYIVAADGANSKLRKILDIKNNPKKYISIQEYYNITTKENINNFVAVFDSEITDYYSWIIPKENILILGTAVENTGSARKKFEKLKKKLENKAYKFSEKIKVEMTYINRPLKINELFFEKDNIYFIGESGGLISPSSAEGISYALNSSKNLAKQFNDSENMNKYILKVKINLFLKKLKSKFMYNKIIRKLIIKSGIFSMSIKG
- the rpmF gene encoding 50S ribosomal protein L32, with product MAVPKKRTSKAKRNMRRAHDGISAPTFVKEADGTIRRPHRVNLETGLYRGKQIISTETKTEEE